From Staphylococcus sp. IVB6214:
CCATTTGCTGTTGAATACGCACATAACAAGGCGTTAAAACTTCTCGCAACATAAACGGATCTTTATCGATATAACGTGTATTCAGATCAAACATCACTTTGTTCGAATGATATGTCTCTCGTTTGGCATTTACAAACGCCCAAAGGTAATCATGGAGCCATTGCGTTTTGTCCGTATATGTAGCGTCATCGATGTCAATGCGTCCGATGATATGCGTCATAAACCAATCTTTACAAACAGCAGTCCATAAGGCTTGTTTGTTATCAAAGTGTTTGTAGATAGCAGCGTGTGTGACATCCAGTGCTTCAGCAATTTTGGACAGTGAGATCTCTGTCTGCTGTGTTTCTTGAATTATCGTTTGTGCTGTTGTAATGATTAATGATTTGGTTATTTTTTGTTTTTCCATAAATACTATATTATCACAAAAAACTAAAATAAGAAGAGGTGCCAATTTATATGAAGGCCGTGCAATTACAGAAATATAATAAAGATTTAAATGTAACAGTGAATGAAATACCTGTCCCAACCATTCAAACAGATGAGGTATTAATCAAGGTCGCATATGCAGCAATTAACCCTTTAGAAAAGTTGACAATTACAGGTGCTGTAAAACTAATTCAAGACTATCCTAAGCCAGTCACACTCGGCAATGAATTGTCAGGAACAGTTGTAGAAGTAGGACAAGCCGTTCAAAGTTTGGCTGCAGGGGATGTCGTCTATACACGCCTACCCATCACACGCATCGGAGCATTTGCTGAATATGTTGCCGTAAAAGCTGACTTTTTGACAACCATTCCTAAAAATATAGATGCAAAAACAGCAACTGCAGCACCATTAACAGGCTTAACAGCATATCAAGCATTAACAGAAGAACTTGAAGTAGAAGCAGGGAAAACACTTTTCATCTCTGGTGGTTCAGGTAGCTTCGGACAGATGGCAGTCCCGCTTGCAAAATCAATGGGGCTTAAAGTTATAATTTCAGGAAATACACGCTCAAAAGATGCTTTCTTAGCAAAAGGGGTTGATCAATATATCGACTATACGAAGGAAAACTACTGGGAAGTCTTATCCGATGTGGATTATGTTATCGACACATTAGGGCCAAAAGAATTTGAGAAGGAATTGTCGATTATGAAGCCGGGTGGAAAGATTGTCAGCCTAATCAATGCACCGAACAAAGCATTTGCAGAGAAACAAGGATTTTCGAAGTTTAAAACATTGTTATTTACATTAGCTGGGCAAAAATTTGATCGCAAGGCGAAAGCACAAGGTGTGACATACCGCTTCATCTTTGTACGTGCTGATGGTGAACAATTGAAAGTCATCACGGACATGATTGAGCGTGAAAATATCGTTCCGGCCGTAGACCCACGTATCTTCAATATCGACGAAATAGAAACAGCACTTGATTATACATTCAATCAACGTACAAATGGCAAAGTATTGATTCAATTCGATACAGAGCGTACACAATAAAATTGAAATACAGCTGGATGCATGACAACTGAGCATGTTATCCAGTTTTTTTATGGAATTATTTTCTGATGTATGGATGGCATAGAAAAGTAAAAGGATAGAATTCACACTTTAGAAGTGATACATTATAAGGTATAGGAGTGTGAACTTGAGCGCTATGTATAGTGGCTCATCACATATTAAAACATGTTCAGCGTTTCGGCGTTGGATGAATGAAGAAATGAGGTCATGGATGATGGCGAAAAAAGTAGTTGTAGTAGACGACGAAAAACCAATTGCAGATATACTTGAGTTTAACTTGAAAAAAGAAGGATATGACGTCTTTGTTGCCTACGATGGTGATGATGCAGTCGAGTTAATCTATGCCCAAGAGCCGGACATTGTTTTACTCGATATTATGTTACCAGGTCGAGACGGTATGGAAGTCTGCCGTGAGGTGCGCAAAAAACATGATATGCCAATCATTATGTTAACGGCGAAAGACTCTGAGATTGATAAAGTGTTAGGGCTTGAGCTCGGCGCAGATGACTATGTAACGAAGCCGTTCAGTACACGTGAATTAATCGCACGTGTCAAAGCCAATTTACGTCGTCACCATGCACAACCAAGCGTTGACAGTAGCCAGCAGTCTAACGAGATTGCGATTAAAGATATCGTAGTGTATCCAGATGCGTATTCAATTAAAAAACGTGGTGAGTCAATTGATCTGACACACCGTGAGTTCGAATTGTTCCACTATCTTTCTAAACATATGGGACAAGTGATGACACGTGAACACTTATTACAAACCGTATGGGGTTATGATTATTTTGGAGATGTACGTACAGTAGATGTGACAATTCGTCGCTTGCGTGAAAAGATTGAAGATGATCCATCACATCCAGACTATATCGTGACACGTCGAGGTGTGGGATATTTCCTACAACATCATGAGTAGAAGGATGTTGCATTTATGAAGTGGTTAAAACAATTTCAATCTCTTCACACCAAACTGGTTATCGTGTATGTTTTGTTGATTATTATCGGTATGCAGATTATCGGTCTGTACTTCACCAATAGTCTAGAAAAAGAAATGACCGAGACATTCAAAACGAACATTGCACAAAATGCTAAGCAGATCGAGTTGAGTATTGAAAGGATCTATGCAGAAGGTAACAATACAACCAACACACAGAAAGAAATTCAGAACTTGCTGAATGAATATGCGAACCGCAATGAAATGATTGAAATTCGCTTCATTGATACAGACCAGATTATCGTTGCGACGTCGAAGCAGTCTAATCGCCACCTCATCAATCAGAAGGCGAATGACAGTGCGATTCAGAAAGCATTGTCGTTGCGCCAATCGAACTCGGAAGTGGTCTTGAAAGATTATGGAGAGGGCAAGCAGCGTGTATGGATTAAAAATATGCCGGTGACAACGAGTAAGGGGCTCATCGGTAATATTTACATTGAATCGAATATTAACCAAGTGTACGATCAACTGAGTGATATCAACCAGATATTTATTGTCGGTACAGGTATTTCACTGATTATTACAGTGATTTTAGGTTTCTTCATTGCGCGTACGATTACGAAACCAATCACAGATATGCGTAACCAGACGGTTGAGATGTCGAAAGGGAACTACACACAACGTGTGAAAATCTACGGTAATGACGAAATTGGTGAACTGGCACTGGCGTTCAACAACCTTTCGAAGCGTGTACAAGAAGCACAGGCGAATACAGAAAGTGAGAAGCGGCGCCTGGACTCGGTGATCCGTCATATGAGTGACGGTGTTATTGCGACGGACCGACGTGGGCGGATTAAGATTATTAACGACATGGCGTTGAAAATGCTCGGTAAGACGAAGGAAGATGTCGAAGGTGCGTTCATCTTTGACGTATTGGACTTGAATGACGAACTCAGCTTAGATGAACTGAATGATAACAATGAAAGCTTACTGATTGATATCAACGAAGAAGACGGTATTATTGCACGCCTGAACTTTAGTACGATTGTCCAAAACACAGGATTTGTGAACGGTTATATTGCGATGTTGCATGATGTGACCGAACAGCAACAAATCGAACGAGAACGTCGAGAATTCGTGGCCAATGTATCGCATGAATTACGCACGCCTCTGACGTCGATGAATAGCTATATCGAGGCGTTAGAACAAGGCGCATGGAAAGATGAGTCGATCGCGCCGCAATTCTTGTCAGTAACGAGAGAAGAGACGGAACGCATGATTCGACTCGTGAACGATCTGTTACACTTATCGAAAATGGATAACAAGTCGGAACAGATTACGAAAGAGATTGTCGACTTCAACATGTTTATCAACAAAATCATCAACCGTCATGAGATGTCAGCGAAGGAAACGACATTCGTACGTGATATTCCGAGTCAGACGATCTTTACAGAAATTGACCCGGACAAGATGACACAAGTGTTTGATAACGTCATCACCAATGCGTTGAAGTATTCACGTGGTGAGAAGCGGGTAGAGTTCCATGTGAAACATAATGCGACACACCAACGACTCACAGTTCGTATTAAAGATAATGGTATCGGTATTCCGGTAAACAAGGTCGATAAAATCTTTGATCGCTTTTTCCGTGTGGATAAGGCTCGTACACGAAAGATGGGTGGTACAGGACTCGGTCTTGCCATTTCTAAAGAGATTGTCGAAGCACACAATGGTCGTATATGGGCGAATAGTGTAGAAGGTCAAGGAACGTCTATCTTTATTACGTTACCATGTGAAGTCATAGAAGATGGTGATTGGGATGCGAATTAAAGAATTAATCAAATTCATCATGCTTACTGTGCTTGTCATATCAAGTATTGTCCTGACACTGTTAATCTGGAACTTTACGCCAGATATTGCGGATGTAGACAGTGAACTAGCGAAAGAGAATACGAAATCGATTGGACCACGATTCGAATCACAAATCAATCAAGTCATTGCGCCGTTACAACTGGTTCATGTCCACGGCACGAACGTGGAAGGCATGCCGGCAACACGTGAAGTGAATGAACTGTCAGATATGTTTGCCAAGCAGCACATCAATAAAGTCTTATACGTTGAAAATGATCAGTCTTTATTGTTGAGAGAACTGAGTGACCATTTCCTTGTTTTAGACTACCCGACAGACATCCCGCTTACGATGTATCTCGGTGATGTACTCGATGTGCAGGCCAAAGTACCGAATCACTTCAAATTTGATCGCTTGATTTACGATATTGACTCGGCAGAGCATCTCGTTGTCTATGCAATTGATGAAACGCGTCATCGTGCAGTTAAAATGACAACATCGATTAGAACAAGCAGTGCAAAAAATCATTTAGAAGAACTGAAGATGGCATTGCGACCTTATATGAACGTCTCGACAAATGAAGATACCGTTAATAAAGCGACATATCTTTATGCGCCGAAAGCACC
This genomic window contains:
- a CDS encoding TetR/AcrR family transcriptional regulator yields the protein MEKQKITKSLIITTAQTIIQETQQTEISLSKIAEALDVTHAAIYKHFDNKQALWTAVCKDWFMTHIIGRIDIDDATYTDKTQWLHDYLWAFVNAKRETYHSNKVMFDLNTRYIDKDPFMLREVLTPCYVRIQQQMGYDVSHIEKAEVILSAFSTFTLPMFKDMWDLPDYAHRFEMTFDLIKQSV
- a CDS encoding NADP-dependent oxidoreductase, producing MKAVQLQKYNKDLNVTVNEIPVPTIQTDEVLIKVAYAAINPLEKLTITGAVKLIQDYPKPVTLGNELSGTVVEVGQAVQSLAAGDVVYTRLPITRIGAFAEYVAVKADFLTTIPKNIDAKTATAAPLTGLTAYQALTEELEVEAGKTLFISGGSGSFGQMAVPLAKSMGLKVIISGNTRSKDAFLAKGVDQYIDYTKENYWEVLSDVDYVIDTLGPKEFEKELSIMKPGGKIVSLINAPNKAFAEKQGFSKFKTLLFTLAGQKFDRKAKAQGVTYRFIFVRADGEQLKVITDMIERENIVPAVDPRIFNIDEIETALDYTFNQRTNGKVLIQFDTERTQ
- the yycF gene encoding response regulator YycF produces the protein MAKKVVVVDDEKPIADILEFNLKKEGYDVFVAYDGDDAVELIYAQEPDIVLLDIMLPGRDGMEVCREVRKKHDMPIIMLTAKDSEIDKVLGLELGADDYVTKPFSTRELIARVKANLRRHHAQPSVDSSQQSNEIAIKDIVVYPDAYSIKKRGESIDLTHREFELFHYLSKHMGQVMTREHLLQTVWGYDYFGDVRTVDVTIRRLREKIEDDPSHPDYIVTRRGVGYFLQHHE
- the walK gene encoding cell wall metabolism sensor histidine kinase WalK; translated protein: MKWLKQFQSLHTKLVIVYVLLIIIGMQIIGLYFTNSLEKEMTETFKTNIAQNAKQIELSIERIYAEGNNTTNTQKEIQNLLNEYANRNEMIEIRFIDTDQIIVATSKQSNRHLINQKANDSAIQKALSLRQSNSEVVLKDYGEGKQRVWIKNMPVTTSKGLIGNIYIESNINQVYDQLSDINQIFIVGTGISLIITVILGFFIARTITKPITDMRNQTVEMSKGNYTQRVKIYGNDEIGELALAFNNLSKRVQEAQANTESEKRRLDSVIRHMSDGVIATDRRGRIKIINDMALKMLGKTKEDVEGAFIFDVLDLNDELSLDELNDNNESLLIDINEEDGIIARLNFSTIVQNTGFVNGYIAMLHDVTEQQQIERERREFVANVSHELRTPLTSMNSYIEALEQGAWKDESIAPQFLSVTREETERMIRLVNDLLHLSKMDNKSEQITKEIVDFNMFINKIINRHEMSAKETTFVRDIPSQTIFTEIDPDKMTQVFDNVITNALKYSRGEKRVEFHVKHNATHQRLTVRIKDNGIGIPVNKVDKIFDRFFRVDKARTRKMGGTGLGLAISKEIVEAHNGRIWANSVEGQGTSIFITLPCEVIEDGDWDAN